TGACACTGACCGGAACATGGGCTCTCCTTTCAGTGAAAAGAATTTGTTACCGGCCCAATAGGCGCACATCATCTTAAAACATTGAGATTCCAGGTTCAGGCAGGGATACAGGCCAAAGCCGCTATTGAATTTTTGTTGTTTGTTGGGCGACAAATCATGATAGTCGATGAGCCATCCCTGAAAATTGATTTTTTTAATGAAACTTTCTGGCCTGTTCCAATCCAGGCTCAGAGCTGATCCCAGGTTTGCAATAGTCTGCAAAGGTTGATCCTTATTGGCGTTAATCTGCCCGCCATGATGTGTAATGATGGTCTGTATGGGGATTGAAACAGTCAGTTTTTTGTCTTTGTCATTTAACCATATCTTTGATGAGGTTCCCTGACAAAGCTGCTCTTGATAGGGAGATCCCTGGAAAATGAATCTTTCCCATTCCAGCCAGATATCAGATTCTATCCTGGAAGTTTTGTACAAAAATTGTACTCCGTTTTCAACAGGGTGGTTGTACGAATTTTCGAACTGATATACAGGTTCGATTAATTTATGGTTTAAACCGCCATAAATACTTCCCATCACTACATCGAGCTGCGGCAATAACTTGTATTGAAAGGAAAAAACAGGCAGTACATCACTAAACTTATTGATTCCTGAATATTTTAATAATTGTACCCCGCCTGAAATTCTGATTCTTGAGGTTGGGGAATAAACCAGTTCTGGTTTAAGCAAATATCCGATTTCCGTATATCCTACTACTATTTTATTGAAATATTCATTGTTTTTAAAAAAATTTGTGTTTTCAGTACGAAACAGGAGTTTCCCGCTATCAGCAGGGTTTATTTCTTTATTATTGGAATAAAATACGGAATTGTCGATTTGTCCAAAAAGGCAACAACTCTGAAACAACAAAACAGAACTTAATACGTTTTTTAAAAAGTTTAACATTATTATGTTTTTTACCTGGATAGAAAAGTCAATGATTTTATTTGCATGTAAATATGGCTAAAAATCATTGATTAAGCGGCATCATTTAACAATCTTTCACAATTTAATTGTTTGGTATTCCATTGACTTTGGAAAAAAATCAGTTTATTTGTCTTTAATTTGAAATAAAATTACTAATTCGGAAATAAAAATAACCGCTACACAAAACAATTATTTAATGAAGAAGTACAGACTAATCAACAACATTGTTGGCTGGGTAGTATTCATCATTGCTTCGGTGGTATATATTTCGACTATCGAATCGACAGCCAGTTTTTGGGACTGTGGCGAATTTATCGCTACAGCATTTAAACTTGAAGTAGGACATCCACCCGGAGCACCTTTCTTTATGATTTTTGCACGTTTGTTCTCCTTATTTGCCGGAGGCAATGTTGCCAAAGTACCTGTTATGGTTAATATTTTATCAGCTTTGGCCAGTGGATTTACTATTTTGTTCTTGTTCTGGACTATTACGCATTTAGCCAAGAAAATAATAGCGAAATCATCGGATACACTTTCTACCGGGCAGTTAATAGCCATTATGGGCAGTGGTATCGTTGGTGCCCTGGCTTATACATTTACTGATAGTTTCTGGTTTTCAGCTGTTGAAGGTGAAGTTTATGCTTCTTCCTCTTTCTTTACGGCCATTGTATTCTGGGCCATTTTGAAGTGGGAAGATGTGGCCGATCAGAAACATGCCAATCGATGGATAATTTTTATAGCCTATATGATGGGGCTTTCCATTGGAGTGCATTTGCTTAACCTGTTGACCATTCCTGCCCTTGTGATGGTGTATTACTTTAAAAAATATCCCGTTACCAAAGCAGGTATATTCAAAATGTTGCTCATTGCCGTATTGCTACTGGGCGGAGTGATGTATGTTATTATTCCGGGAGTATTTGTAGTAGCATCGTGGTTTGAATTGTTTTTTGTCAACACCTTGCATTTTGGATATAATTCGGGCGTAATTGTTTATTCCATCTTATTGATTGGCCTGGTGGTTTGGGGTAATTATTATACCTACAAGAAAAAGAAAGTTCTAGCCAATACAGTGGTCTTGGCTATTACGGTTATCCTTATAGGTTATTCCTCATTTGCCATGACAATTATTCGTTCGGCTGCCGATCCTCCCCTGGATGAAGATGATCCGCATGACGTTTTCTCCCTGCTTTCTTATTTAAACAGGGAACAATATGGCGACCGTCCACTTTTGTATGGGCCGACCTATAACGCTCCAATCGTTGATTCCAAGGAAGGTAAACCTACCTATACCCAGTTAAACGGGAAGTATGTTGTGACAAACCGCGAAGTGAAGTACGTTTATGACGACAGGTTTAATACACTTTTCCCGAGAATGTACAGCAGGGAACAAAATCATGTTGCTTCTTATCAGGATTGGGCAGACGTTAAGGGTACACCAATTCAGGTTGAAGGAAATCAGAACAATCCTCAGGCTCAGGTGGTTTATAAACCTACTTTTGGTGAAAATATGAAGTTCTTCTTCCGTTATCAGATTGGGTACATGTACTTAAGGTATTTTATGTGGAATTTTGCCGGACGCCAAAATGATATGGAAGGAACGGATAAGGGAGATATCCTTCATGGAAACTGGATCTGTGGTATAAACTTTATTGATGAAGCCCGTTTAGGCCCTCAGGATAATTTACCTGACGATTTGAAAAATAATAAAGCCAGAAATACCTATTATCTTTTGCCCTTAATCTTAGGATTGATTGGTGCATTTTATCATTGGAGAAAATATCAACGGGATTTCTGGGTCGTTATGATGTTTTTCATTATGACGGGTTTGGCCATAGTGATATATTTGAATCAGACGCCTTATCAGCCGCGTGACCGGGATTATGCTTATGCGGGATCATTCTATGCTTTTGCTATATGGATTGGTATTGGAGTATTGGCCATTGCTGATTTCATCAAGAAGAAGGTGAAGGTTCCCGAAATACCGATTGCTGTTGTTACAACAGGCGTTTGCCTGTTGGCTGTTCCTTGTATTATGGCAGAACAAAACTGGGATGATCACAACCGTTCCGGACGATATACCTGCAGGGATTTTGCATATAACTATCTGAATTCCTGTGCACCCAATGCTATTCTATTTACCAATGGTGATAATGATACTTTCCCTCTTTGGTATATTCAGGAAGTTGAAGGAGTCAGAACGGATGTCAGGGTTTGTAATTTGAGTTACCTCAGTGCCGACTGGTACATCAAGCAGATGGGGTATAAAGCAAATCAATCTGATCCTTTGCCTATTTCAATGCCTTTTGAAAAATACCTGCAGGGGACAAGAGATGTGGTTTATCTGATGGATAGGATTAAGGATACCATTGATTTGAAGGAAGCAATGCAATTTGTTGCCAGTGATGATCCACAGACCAAACAGGTACCCAATTACAGCGGTTCCGTGGATTATATACCGGGCAAGAATCTTTCCCTCAAGGTTGATCGCAATATTGTGCTGGCAAATGGAACTGTCAGTAAGGACAAAGCAAAACTGATTGTTCCTGCTGTTAACTTCTCTATTCAGCAGCCATACATTACCAAGAGCGGTATGATGATCCTGGAGATGCTGGCACACAATAATTGGAAACGTCCAATTTACTTTGCCATCACCGTATCCAATGACAATTACCTGAATCTGGATCCTTATTTCCAGGTTGAAGGTTTGGCCTACAGGATTGTTCCTATTAAAGCAGCCAGTTCCAGTCAGGGTGAGTTGGGAACCATTGACACTAAGATTATGTACAACAATATGATCAATAAATTCAGGTGGGGTGGGGTAGATAATCCCAAAGTTTACCTGGATGAAAATAATCTGAGAATGTTGTCGAATTTCAGAAGTAATTTTGGCAGACTGGCTAATGCCCTGATAGACCAGGGAAAGAAGGACTCGGCAAGAGTAGTTCTGAACAGGTGTATGAAGATTATGCCTAATGAAAGAGTGCCTTTCAACTATTTTATTTTACCGATTGCTGAAGGTTATTACCGGTTGAAGGATAATGGCAATGCCAATAAACTGGTTGAAAAACTCTTGAGTATTACTGAAAGCAAGCTCAGGTATTATTTCAGTGTTCCACAGAGATTAGCCACCAAGCTTGACGAGGAAAAGAGGCTTAATCTTTATGTCCTGAAGGAAATGGGGCAACTTGCTCAGGCTTATAATCAGAAGGCTTTGTTGGCCAGGATTACATCATGTTTTGGGCAGTATATGAACCAATATGAAAGGACTGCACCGCAGCAGGGGCCAACTCAACAGCAACAACAGCAGCAGCAGCAGCAACAAGCACCTGCTAATGGGGATAATGGCCCTAATTAAGTTAACTACTGAGAATAATGTTTAAGGTTAAACCGCCTAAAATATTAAGAAAATTATTTCGTGCTCTTGTTTGGAATTATCCCAAACAAGAGCATGATATTATCTATCTTACCTTTGATGATGGGCCCTGTCCGGAAGTTACTCCATGGATTCTGGAAACCCTCCGCAAAGCCGATGTAAAAGCAACGTTTTTTTGTGTGGGCATGAATGTGGAAGAATATCCCGATTTATATTATCAAATCCTAAAAGAAGGACATGTGGTCGGAAATCATTCCTATAGTCATTTAAAAGGTTTTCGAGCTAACATACTGGAATATCTGGAAGATGTCGAGAAAGCCGCTTATTTGATTAACAGCAAGTTATTCCGTCCTCCTTATGGCAAAATAAGGCCTTCGCAAATGAGGCTGCTTAAAAATAAGTTCAAGATTATTATTTGGGATGTGATGAGCTGTGATTATGACCAAAATATCAGCGGAGAAAAATGCCTGGAAAATGTCATAAAAAATGCAAAATCCGGTTCAATTATTGTTTTTCACGATTCCCTGAAGGCAAAAGAAAATATGATGTATGCACTTCCCCGTGCCATTGATCATTTTAAGAAAAAGGGATATCAGTTTATGCTCCTCGATTAGGTTTTCTCAAATAAGCATCATAGAAATAAATGAACGGCCTGAGGATAAAATAGAGAAAGAACAATTTTTCAGGCAATTTAATAACATCCCAGTCTCCGGGTGTTGTCCTGACTTTGTTAAAT
This DNA window, taken from Bacteroidota bacterium, encodes the following:
- a CDS encoding DUF2723 domain-containing protein: MKKYRLINNIVGWVVFIIASVVYISTIESTASFWDCGEFIATAFKLEVGHPPGAPFFMIFARLFSLFAGGNVAKVPVMVNILSALASGFTILFLFWTITHLAKKIIAKSSDTLSTGQLIAIMGSGIVGALAYTFTDSFWFSAVEGEVYASSSFFTAIVFWAILKWEDVADQKHANRWIIFIAYMMGLSIGVHLLNLLTIPALVMVYYFKKYPVTKAGIFKMLLIAVLLLGGVMYVIIPGVFVVASWFELFFVNTLHFGYNSGVIVYSILLIGLVVWGNYYTYKKKKVLANTVVLAITVILIGYSSFAMTIIRSAADPPLDEDDPHDVFSLLSYLNREQYGDRPLLYGPTYNAPIVDSKEGKPTYTQLNGKYVVTNREVKYVYDDRFNTLFPRMYSREQNHVASYQDWADVKGTPIQVEGNQNNPQAQVVYKPTFGENMKFFFRYQIGYMYLRYFMWNFAGRQNDMEGTDKGDILHGNWICGINFIDEARLGPQDNLPDDLKNNKARNTYYLLPLILGLIGAFYHWRKYQRDFWVVMMFFIMTGLAIVIYLNQTPYQPRDRDYAYAGSFYAFAIWIGIGVLAIADFIKKKVKVPEIPIAVVTTGVCLLAVPCIMAEQNWDDHNRSGRYTCRDFAYNYLNSCAPNAILFTNGDNDTFPLWYIQEVEGVRTDVRVCNLSYLSADWYIKQMGYKANQSDPLPISMPFEKYLQGTRDVVYLMDRIKDTIDLKEAMQFVASDDPQTKQVPNYSGSVDYIPGKNLSLKVDRNIVLANGTVSKDKAKLIVPAVNFSIQQPYITKSGMMILEMLAHNNWKRPIYFAITVSNDNYLNLDPYFQVEGLAYRIVPIKAASSSQGELGTIDTKIMYNNMINKFRWGGVDNPKVYLDENNLRMLSNFRSNFGRLANALIDQGKKDSARVVLNRCMKIMPNERVPFNYFILPIAEGYYRLKDNGNANKLVEKLLSITESKLRYYFSVPQRLATKLDEEKRLNLYVLKEMGQLAQAYNQKALLARITSCFGQYMNQYERTAPQQGPTQQQQQQQQQQQAPANGDNGPN
- a CDS encoding polysaccharide deacetylase family protein, yielding MFKVKPPKILRKLFRALVWNYPKQEHDIIYLTFDDGPCPEVTPWILETLRKADVKATFFCVGMNVEEYPDLYYQILKEGHVVGNHSYSHLKGFRANILEYLEDVEKAAYLINSKLFRPPYGKIRPSQMRLLKNKFKIIIWDVMSCDYDQNISGEKCLENVIKNAKSGSIIVFHDSLKAKENMMYALPRAIDHFKKKGYQFMLLD